The Coffea eugenioides isolate CCC68of chromosome 8, Ceug_1.0, whole genome shotgun sequence genome has a segment encoding these proteins:
- the LOC113781584 gene encoding puromycin-sensitive aminopeptidase isoform X3 → MKTPKEIFLKDYKQPDFYFDTVDLKFSLGEEKTIVSSKISVYPRVEGGSSPLVLDGQDLKLISVTIDGKALKEEEYCLNPRHLTLVSPPSGRFTLEIVTEILPQKNTSLEGLYKSSSNFCTQCEAEGFRKITFYQDRPDIMAKYTCRIEADKSLYPVLLSNGNLIEQGDLQGGRHYAVWEDPFKKPCYLFALVAGQLESRDDTFITRSGRKVLLKIWTPAQDLPKTAHAMYSLKAAMKWDEDVFGLEYDLDLFNIVAVPDFNMGAMENKSLNIFNSKLVLASPETASDGDYAAILGVIGHEYFHNWTGNRVTCRDWFQLSLKEGLTVFRDQEFSSDMGSRTVKRIADVSKLRIYQYPQDAGPMAHPVRPHSYIKMDNFYTVTVYEKGAEVVRMYKTLLGKEGFRKGMDLYFKRHDGQAVTCEEFFAAMRDANGADFSNFLLWYSQAGTPSLKVASAYNPEARTYSLKFSQEVPQTPGQPVKEPMFIPVAIGLLDSTGKDIALSSVYHDGKLEQLGSNSQPVYTTILRVTKKEEEFIFNDISERPIPSLLRGFSAPVRLHSDLTDSDLFFLLAHDSDEFNRWEAGQILARKLMLSLVGDFQESKTLVLNPQFVQGLRSILCDSSLDKEFISKAITLPGEGEIMDMMEVADPDAVHAVRNFIRKELASALKEEFLNTVKSNCSSEPYEFNHPNMARRALKNTALAYLGSLSDPEVTELLLNEYRTATNMTEQFAALVAIEQKPGEIRDQVLADFYNKWQHDFLVVNKWFALQAASDIPGNVENVKKLLAHPAFDLRNPNKVYSLIGGFCGSRVNFHAKDGSGYKFLGEIVVQLDKLNPQVASRMVSAFSRWKRYDETRQNLAKAQLEMILSSNGLSENVYEIASKSLAA, encoded by the exons ATGAAAACACCAAAAGAAATTTTCCTCAAAGATTACAAGCAGCCTGACTTCTATTTTGATACG GTGGATTTGAAATTTTCCCTGGGAGAGGAGAAAACAATCGTATCTTCCAAAATAAGTGTCTACCCCAGAGTTGAAG GTGGTTCTTCCCCATTGGTCTTAGACGGACAAGATCTCAAGTTGATTTCAGTAACTATAGATGGCAAGGCTTTGAAG GAGGAAGAATATTGCTTGAACCCACGCCACCTGACTCTTGTATCACCTCCCAGTGGCAGATTCACATTGGAAATCGTTACTGAAATACTGCCTCAGAAGAACACTTCCCTTGAG GGGCTGTATAAGTCATCTAGTAACTTTTGCACACAATGTGAAGCTGAAGGTTTCCGAAAAATTACATTCTATCAG GATCGTCCTGACATAATGGCAAAGTACACTTGTCGTATTGAAGCTGACAAGTCCTTATACCCTGTTTTGTTGTCTAATGGAAATCTCATTGAGCAAGGAGACCTACAG GGGGGCAGGCATTATGCTGTATGGGAGGATCCCTTTAAGAAACCATGTTATCTGTTCGCACTAGTTGCTGGACAGTTGGAGAGCAGAGATGATACTTTTATTACTCGATCAGGGCGTAAGGTCTTACTTAAAATCTGGACCCCAGCACAGGATCTGCCCAAGACAGCCCATGCCATGTATTCTCTGAAAGCTGCTATGAAATGGGATGAAGAT GTCTTTGGGCTTGAGTATGACCTGGATCTCTTCAATATTGTTGCTGTTCCAGATTTTAACAT GGGTGCCATGGAAAATAAGAGTTTGAAT ATTTTCAATTCCAAGCTTGTCTTGGCATCTCCGGAAACTGCAAGTGATGGAGACTATGCTGCAATTTTGGGTGTGATTGGGCATGAG TATTTTCACAACTGGACAGGCAATAG AGTGACATGTCGTGACTGGTTCCAGCTTAGTTTGAAAGAAGGGCTCACTGTCTTCCGTGATCAG GAATTTTCATCTGATATGGGCAGCCGTACTGTGAAGAGAATAGCTGATGTTTCGAAGCTTCGAATTTATCAATATCCTCAG GATGCTGGTCCCATGGCTCATCCCGTTCGACCTCACTCTTATATCAAG ATGGACAACTTCTATACAG TAACG GTGTATGAAAAG GGAGCTGAAGTTGTGAGGATGTACAAAACCCTTTTGGGGAAGGAAGGATTTAGAAAA GGAATGGATCTCTATTTCAAGAGGCATGATGGTCAAGCTGTTACTTGTGAAGAATTTTTTGCAGCCATGAGAGATGCAAATGGTGCTGATTTTTCCAACTTTTTGCTGTG gTACTCTCAAGCTGGAACTCCTTCTTTGAAGGTTGCCTCTGCATACAATCCTGAAGCTCGTACTTATTCTTTGAAGTTTAG CCAGGAGGTTCCCCAAACCCCAGGGCAGCCAGTGAAAGAGCCTATGTTTATTCCTGTTGCCATAGGTCTGCTTGATTCAACTGGCAAGGACATAGCTCTGTCTTCTGTGTATCATGATGGAAAGTTGGAGCAACTTGGTAGCAATAGTCAACCAGTCTATACTACCATTCTCAGAGTAACAAAG AAAGAAGAAGAATTCATTTTCAATGATATATCTGAGCGGCCGATTCCATCCTTGTTACGAGGTTTTAGCGCTCCTGTGAGGCTTCACTCTGATCTAACCGATAGTGATCTATTCTTCCTCCTTGCTCATGATTCTGATGAGTTCAACCG TTGGGAAGCCGGGCAGATCTTGGCTAGGAAGCTTATGCTTAGCCTGGTGGGTGATTTCCAGGAGAGTAAGACCTTGGTTCTGAACCCACAATTTGTACAAGGACTCAGAAGCATACTTTGTGATTCAAGCCTGGACAAG GAGTTTATCTCAAAGGCAATAACCCTGCCTGGAGAGGGAGAGATTATGGACATGATGGAAGTTGCTGACCCAGATGCTGTTCATGCTGTTCGAAATTTCATCAGAAAGGAGCTTGCTTCTGCATTAAAAGAAGAGTTCCTCAACACA GTGAAAAGTAACTGCAGCTCAGAACCATATGAGTTTAACCATCCCAATATGGCTAGGCGTGCCCTCAAAAATACTGCCCTTG CATATCTTGGGTCTCTTTCTGATCCAGAAGTTACAGAGCTTTTACTAAATGAATATAGGACTGCTACCAATATGACGGAGCAGTTTGCAGCTCTTGTTGCCATTGAACAGAAGCCTGGCGAAATTCGTGATCAAGTTTTGGCTGATTTCTACAACAAATGGCAGCATGACTTTTTG GTTGTAAACAAGTGGTTTGCACTTCAAGCCGCATCAGATATTCCTGGGAATGTTGAAAATGTCAAGAAGCTTCTAGCACATCCTGCCTTTGATTtgcgcaatccaaacaag GTATATTCATTAATTGGAGGGTTTTGTGGATCACGAGTCAACTTCCATGCAAAAGATGGATCAGGGTACAAATTCTTGGGGGAGATCGTAGTGCAGCTTGACAAATTGAATCCTCAG GTGGCTTCTCGAATGGTGTCAGCCTTCTCAAGGTGGAAGCGTTATGATGAAACTCGGCAAAATCTTGCCAAG GCACAGCTCGAGATGATCTTGTCCTCCAATGGGCTTTCAGAGAATGTGTATGAGATCGCATCAAAGAGCTTAGCAGCATAA
- the LOC113781584 gene encoding puromycin-sensitive aminopeptidase isoform X1 codes for MARLILPCKTPTLSKTCFLGLVSSTPFQVTRRVACRHSFNDILKHRWIVGFEATQRRNYRVPSYTLSGAKKFNQRLICSVATEPVPKQVEEPSMKTPKEIFLKDYKQPDFYFDTVDLKFSLGEEKTIVSSKISVYPRVEGGSSPLVLDGQDLKLISVTIDGKALKEEEYCLNPRHLTLVSPPSGRFTLEIVTEILPQKNTSLEGLYKSSSNFCTQCEAEGFRKITFYQDRPDIMAKYTCRIEADKSLYPVLLSNGNLIEQGDLQGGRHYAVWEDPFKKPCYLFALVAGQLESRDDTFITRSGRKVLLKIWTPAQDLPKTAHAMYSLKAAMKWDEDVFGLEYDLDLFNIVAVPDFNMGAMENKSLNIFNSKLVLASPETASDGDYAAILGVIGHEYFHNWTGNRVTCRDWFQLSLKEGLTVFRDQEFSSDMGSRTVKRIADVSKLRIYQYPQDAGPMAHPVRPHSYIKMDNFYTVTVYEKGAEVVRMYKTLLGKEGFRKGMDLYFKRHDGQAVTCEEFFAAMRDANGADFSNFLLWYSQAGTPSLKVASAYNPEARTYSLKFSQEVPQTPGQPVKEPMFIPVAIGLLDSTGKDIALSSVYHDGKLEQLGSNSQPVYTTILRVTKKEEEFIFNDISERPIPSLLRGFSAPVRLHSDLTDSDLFFLLAHDSDEFNRWEAGQILARKLMLSLVGDFQESKTLVLNPQFVQGLRSILCDSSLDKEFISKAITLPGEGEIMDMMEVADPDAVHAVRNFIRKELASALKEEFLNTVKSNCSSEPYEFNHPNMARRALKNTALAYLGSLSDPEVTELLLNEYRTATNMTEQFAALVAIEQKPGEIRDQVLADFYNKWQHDFLVVNKWFALQAASDIPGNVENVKKLLAHPAFDLRNPNKVYSLIGGFCGSRVNFHAKDGSGYKFLGEIVVQLDKLNPQVASRMVSAFSRWKRYDETRQNLAKAQLEMILSSNGLSENVYEIASKSLAA; via the exons ATGGCTCGATTGATTCTGCCTTGCAAGACTCCAACTTTGTCAAAGACTTGTTTCTTGGGTTTGGTATCCTCTACTCCT TTCCAGGTGACTCGTCGTGTTGCTTGTCGGCATTCTTTCAATGATATCTTAAAGCATAGGTGGATTGTAGGTTTTGAG GCTACTCAGCGGAGGAATTATAGGGTTCCATCTTATACGTTATCT GGTGCTAAGAAATTCAACCAGAGGTTAATTTGCTCAGTCGCAACAGAACCAGTGCCGAAGCAAGTTGAGGAGCCTAGTATGAAAACACCAAAAGAAATTTTCCTCAAAGATTACAAGCAGCCTGACTTCTATTTTGATACG GTGGATTTGAAATTTTCCCTGGGAGAGGAGAAAACAATCGTATCTTCCAAAATAAGTGTCTACCCCAGAGTTGAAG GTGGTTCTTCCCCATTGGTCTTAGACGGACAAGATCTCAAGTTGATTTCAGTAACTATAGATGGCAAGGCTTTGAAG GAGGAAGAATATTGCTTGAACCCACGCCACCTGACTCTTGTATCACCTCCCAGTGGCAGATTCACATTGGAAATCGTTACTGAAATACTGCCTCAGAAGAACACTTCCCTTGAG GGGCTGTATAAGTCATCTAGTAACTTTTGCACACAATGTGAAGCTGAAGGTTTCCGAAAAATTACATTCTATCAG GATCGTCCTGACATAATGGCAAAGTACACTTGTCGTATTGAAGCTGACAAGTCCTTATACCCTGTTTTGTTGTCTAATGGAAATCTCATTGAGCAAGGAGACCTACAG GGGGGCAGGCATTATGCTGTATGGGAGGATCCCTTTAAGAAACCATGTTATCTGTTCGCACTAGTTGCTGGACAGTTGGAGAGCAGAGATGATACTTTTATTACTCGATCAGGGCGTAAGGTCTTACTTAAAATCTGGACCCCAGCACAGGATCTGCCCAAGACAGCCCATGCCATGTATTCTCTGAAAGCTGCTATGAAATGGGATGAAGAT GTCTTTGGGCTTGAGTATGACCTGGATCTCTTCAATATTGTTGCTGTTCCAGATTTTAACAT GGGTGCCATGGAAAATAAGAGTTTGAAT ATTTTCAATTCCAAGCTTGTCTTGGCATCTCCGGAAACTGCAAGTGATGGAGACTATGCTGCAATTTTGGGTGTGATTGGGCATGAG TATTTTCACAACTGGACAGGCAATAG AGTGACATGTCGTGACTGGTTCCAGCTTAGTTTGAAAGAAGGGCTCACTGTCTTCCGTGATCAG GAATTTTCATCTGATATGGGCAGCCGTACTGTGAAGAGAATAGCTGATGTTTCGAAGCTTCGAATTTATCAATATCCTCAG GATGCTGGTCCCATGGCTCATCCCGTTCGACCTCACTCTTATATCAAG ATGGACAACTTCTATACAG TAACG GTGTATGAAAAG GGAGCTGAAGTTGTGAGGATGTACAAAACCCTTTTGGGGAAGGAAGGATTTAGAAAA GGAATGGATCTCTATTTCAAGAGGCATGATGGTCAAGCTGTTACTTGTGAAGAATTTTTTGCAGCCATGAGAGATGCAAATGGTGCTGATTTTTCCAACTTTTTGCTGTG gTACTCTCAAGCTGGAACTCCTTCTTTGAAGGTTGCCTCTGCATACAATCCTGAAGCTCGTACTTATTCTTTGAAGTTTAG CCAGGAGGTTCCCCAAACCCCAGGGCAGCCAGTGAAAGAGCCTATGTTTATTCCTGTTGCCATAGGTCTGCTTGATTCAACTGGCAAGGACATAGCTCTGTCTTCTGTGTATCATGATGGAAAGTTGGAGCAACTTGGTAGCAATAGTCAACCAGTCTATACTACCATTCTCAGAGTAACAAAG AAAGAAGAAGAATTCATTTTCAATGATATATCTGAGCGGCCGATTCCATCCTTGTTACGAGGTTTTAGCGCTCCTGTGAGGCTTCACTCTGATCTAACCGATAGTGATCTATTCTTCCTCCTTGCTCATGATTCTGATGAGTTCAACCG TTGGGAAGCCGGGCAGATCTTGGCTAGGAAGCTTATGCTTAGCCTGGTGGGTGATTTCCAGGAGAGTAAGACCTTGGTTCTGAACCCACAATTTGTACAAGGACTCAGAAGCATACTTTGTGATTCAAGCCTGGACAAG GAGTTTATCTCAAAGGCAATAACCCTGCCTGGAGAGGGAGAGATTATGGACATGATGGAAGTTGCTGACCCAGATGCTGTTCATGCTGTTCGAAATTTCATCAGAAAGGAGCTTGCTTCTGCATTAAAAGAAGAGTTCCTCAACACA GTGAAAAGTAACTGCAGCTCAGAACCATATGAGTTTAACCATCCCAATATGGCTAGGCGTGCCCTCAAAAATACTGCCCTTG CATATCTTGGGTCTCTTTCTGATCCAGAAGTTACAGAGCTTTTACTAAATGAATATAGGACTGCTACCAATATGACGGAGCAGTTTGCAGCTCTTGTTGCCATTGAACAGAAGCCTGGCGAAATTCGTGATCAAGTTTTGGCTGATTTCTACAACAAATGGCAGCATGACTTTTTG GTTGTAAACAAGTGGTTTGCACTTCAAGCCGCATCAGATATTCCTGGGAATGTTGAAAATGTCAAGAAGCTTCTAGCACATCCTGCCTTTGATTtgcgcaatccaaacaag GTATATTCATTAATTGGAGGGTTTTGTGGATCACGAGTCAACTTCCATGCAAAAGATGGATCAGGGTACAAATTCTTGGGGGAGATCGTAGTGCAGCTTGACAAATTGAATCCTCAG GTGGCTTCTCGAATGGTGTCAGCCTTCTCAAGGTGGAAGCGTTATGATGAAACTCGGCAAAATCTTGCCAAG GCACAGCTCGAGATGATCTTGTCCTCCAATGGGCTTTCAGAGAATGTGTATGAGATCGCATCAAAGAGCTTAGCAGCATAA
- the LOC113781584 gene encoding puromycin-sensitive aminopeptidase isoform X2 has product MARLILPCKTPTLSKTCFLGLFQVTRRVACRHSFNDILKHRWIVGFEATQRRNYRVPSYTLSGAKKFNQRLICSVATEPVPKQVEEPSMKTPKEIFLKDYKQPDFYFDTVDLKFSLGEEKTIVSSKISVYPRVEGGSSPLVLDGQDLKLISVTIDGKALKEEEYCLNPRHLTLVSPPSGRFTLEIVTEILPQKNTSLEGLYKSSSNFCTQCEAEGFRKITFYQDRPDIMAKYTCRIEADKSLYPVLLSNGNLIEQGDLQGGRHYAVWEDPFKKPCYLFALVAGQLESRDDTFITRSGRKVLLKIWTPAQDLPKTAHAMYSLKAAMKWDEDVFGLEYDLDLFNIVAVPDFNMGAMENKSLNIFNSKLVLASPETASDGDYAAILGVIGHEYFHNWTGNRVTCRDWFQLSLKEGLTVFRDQEFSSDMGSRTVKRIADVSKLRIYQYPQDAGPMAHPVRPHSYIKMDNFYTVTVYEKGAEVVRMYKTLLGKEGFRKGMDLYFKRHDGQAVTCEEFFAAMRDANGADFSNFLLWYSQAGTPSLKVASAYNPEARTYSLKFSQEVPQTPGQPVKEPMFIPVAIGLLDSTGKDIALSSVYHDGKLEQLGSNSQPVYTTILRVTKKEEEFIFNDISERPIPSLLRGFSAPVRLHSDLTDSDLFFLLAHDSDEFNRWEAGQILARKLMLSLVGDFQESKTLVLNPQFVQGLRSILCDSSLDKEFISKAITLPGEGEIMDMMEVADPDAVHAVRNFIRKELASALKEEFLNTVKSNCSSEPYEFNHPNMARRALKNTALAYLGSLSDPEVTELLLNEYRTATNMTEQFAALVAIEQKPGEIRDQVLADFYNKWQHDFLVVNKWFALQAASDIPGNVENVKKLLAHPAFDLRNPNKVYSLIGGFCGSRVNFHAKDGSGYKFLGEIVVQLDKLNPQVASRMVSAFSRWKRYDETRQNLAKAQLEMILSSNGLSENVYEIASKSLAA; this is encoded by the exons ATGGCTCGATTGATTCTGCCTTGCAAGACTCCAACTTTGTCAAAGACTTGTTTCTTGGGTTTG TTCCAGGTGACTCGTCGTGTTGCTTGTCGGCATTCTTTCAATGATATCTTAAAGCATAGGTGGATTGTAGGTTTTGAG GCTACTCAGCGGAGGAATTATAGGGTTCCATCTTATACGTTATCT GGTGCTAAGAAATTCAACCAGAGGTTAATTTGCTCAGTCGCAACAGAACCAGTGCCGAAGCAAGTTGAGGAGCCTAGTATGAAAACACCAAAAGAAATTTTCCTCAAAGATTACAAGCAGCCTGACTTCTATTTTGATACG GTGGATTTGAAATTTTCCCTGGGAGAGGAGAAAACAATCGTATCTTCCAAAATAAGTGTCTACCCCAGAGTTGAAG GTGGTTCTTCCCCATTGGTCTTAGACGGACAAGATCTCAAGTTGATTTCAGTAACTATAGATGGCAAGGCTTTGAAG GAGGAAGAATATTGCTTGAACCCACGCCACCTGACTCTTGTATCACCTCCCAGTGGCAGATTCACATTGGAAATCGTTACTGAAATACTGCCTCAGAAGAACACTTCCCTTGAG GGGCTGTATAAGTCATCTAGTAACTTTTGCACACAATGTGAAGCTGAAGGTTTCCGAAAAATTACATTCTATCAG GATCGTCCTGACATAATGGCAAAGTACACTTGTCGTATTGAAGCTGACAAGTCCTTATACCCTGTTTTGTTGTCTAATGGAAATCTCATTGAGCAAGGAGACCTACAG GGGGGCAGGCATTATGCTGTATGGGAGGATCCCTTTAAGAAACCATGTTATCTGTTCGCACTAGTTGCTGGACAGTTGGAGAGCAGAGATGATACTTTTATTACTCGATCAGGGCGTAAGGTCTTACTTAAAATCTGGACCCCAGCACAGGATCTGCCCAAGACAGCCCATGCCATGTATTCTCTGAAAGCTGCTATGAAATGGGATGAAGAT GTCTTTGGGCTTGAGTATGACCTGGATCTCTTCAATATTGTTGCTGTTCCAGATTTTAACAT GGGTGCCATGGAAAATAAGAGTTTGAAT ATTTTCAATTCCAAGCTTGTCTTGGCATCTCCGGAAACTGCAAGTGATGGAGACTATGCTGCAATTTTGGGTGTGATTGGGCATGAG TATTTTCACAACTGGACAGGCAATAG AGTGACATGTCGTGACTGGTTCCAGCTTAGTTTGAAAGAAGGGCTCACTGTCTTCCGTGATCAG GAATTTTCATCTGATATGGGCAGCCGTACTGTGAAGAGAATAGCTGATGTTTCGAAGCTTCGAATTTATCAATATCCTCAG GATGCTGGTCCCATGGCTCATCCCGTTCGACCTCACTCTTATATCAAG ATGGACAACTTCTATACAG TAACG GTGTATGAAAAG GGAGCTGAAGTTGTGAGGATGTACAAAACCCTTTTGGGGAAGGAAGGATTTAGAAAA GGAATGGATCTCTATTTCAAGAGGCATGATGGTCAAGCTGTTACTTGTGAAGAATTTTTTGCAGCCATGAGAGATGCAAATGGTGCTGATTTTTCCAACTTTTTGCTGTG gTACTCTCAAGCTGGAACTCCTTCTTTGAAGGTTGCCTCTGCATACAATCCTGAAGCTCGTACTTATTCTTTGAAGTTTAG CCAGGAGGTTCCCCAAACCCCAGGGCAGCCAGTGAAAGAGCCTATGTTTATTCCTGTTGCCATAGGTCTGCTTGATTCAACTGGCAAGGACATAGCTCTGTCTTCTGTGTATCATGATGGAAAGTTGGAGCAACTTGGTAGCAATAGTCAACCAGTCTATACTACCATTCTCAGAGTAACAAAG AAAGAAGAAGAATTCATTTTCAATGATATATCTGAGCGGCCGATTCCATCCTTGTTACGAGGTTTTAGCGCTCCTGTGAGGCTTCACTCTGATCTAACCGATAGTGATCTATTCTTCCTCCTTGCTCATGATTCTGATGAGTTCAACCG TTGGGAAGCCGGGCAGATCTTGGCTAGGAAGCTTATGCTTAGCCTGGTGGGTGATTTCCAGGAGAGTAAGACCTTGGTTCTGAACCCACAATTTGTACAAGGACTCAGAAGCATACTTTGTGATTCAAGCCTGGACAAG GAGTTTATCTCAAAGGCAATAACCCTGCCTGGAGAGGGAGAGATTATGGACATGATGGAAGTTGCTGACCCAGATGCTGTTCATGCTGTTCGAAATTTCATCAGAAAGGAGCTTGCTTCTGCATTAAAAGAAGAGTTCCTCAACACA GTGAAAAGTAACTGCAGCTCAGAACCATATGAGTTTAACCATCCCAATATGGCTAGGCGTGCCCTCAAAAATACTGCCCTTG CATATCTTGGGTCTCTTTCTGATCCAGAAGTTACAGAGCTTTTACTAAATGAATATAGGACTGCTACCAATATGACGGAGCAGTTTGCAGCTCTTGTTGCCATTGAACAGAAGCCTGGCGAAATTCGTGATCAAGTTTTGGCTGATTTCTACAACAAATGGCAGCATGACTTTTTG GTTGTAAACAAGTGGTTTGCACTTCAAGCCGCATCAGATATTCCTGGGAATGTTGAAAATGTCAAGAAGCTTCTAGCACATCCTGCCTTTGATTtgcgcaatccaaacaag GTATATTCATTAATTGGAGGGTTTTGTGGATCACGAGTCAACTTCCATGCAAAAGATGGATCAGGGTACAAATTCTTGGGGGAGATCGTAGTGCAGCTTGACAAATTGAATCCTCAG GTGGCTTCTCGAATGGTGTCAGCCTTCTCAAGGTGGAAGCGTTATGATGAAACTCGGCAAAATCTTGCCAAG GCACAGCTCGAGATGATCTTGTCCTCCAATGGGCTTTCAGAGAATGTGTATGAGATCGCATCAAAGAGCTTAGCAGCATAA